Proteins from a genomic interval of Microbacterium imperiale:
- a CDS encoding L,D-transpeptidase, which translates to MSRRLHPAAVVAVLAVGAMAAAGFWALAPLRDLASVREAAPVASVADVEPAAASTADPSTDAAPAPHPRNDTVYDISTLPLIDVRSVNPAIPVDDDPTGTLTSSQARPLGAGAPVFADPAGEPVGYLPREHHYGGTTVPVVVAETDWVKVLLPGRQGVPPEGNGGQTVGWLRAADVELSITAEFVEVHLAANTIDIVSAAGRERVSEQFAWGKESTPTPTGRTFVMWTTIVPEFRYTDGHPMVYLGVQSPVMAGFDGGDVAVTAFHYYRMREGATSFGCIYLDGPATDRLAQLPEGTPVMILP; encoded by the coding sequence ATGAGCCGTCGTCTGCACCCCGCCGCGGTCGTCGCCGTTCTCGCGGTGGGGGCGATGGCGGCCGCCGGGTTCTGGGCGCTCGCTCCGCTGCGTGACCTCGCGTCGGTGCGCGAGGCCGCGCCGGTCGCCTCCGTCGCGGACGTCGAACCCGCTGCCGCCTCGACGGCCGACCCGTCGACGGATGCCGCTCCCGCGCCGCATCCGCGCAACGACACCGTGTACGACATCTCGACGTTGCCGCTCATCGACGTGCGGTCGGTCAATCCGGCGATCCCGGTGGACGACGACCCCACCGGGACCCTGACATCGTCGCAGGCGCGACCGCTCGGAGCGGGTGCCCCGGTGTTCGCCGACCCGGCGGGGGAGCCGGTCGGTTATCTGCCGCGCGAGCATCACTACGGCGGCACGACCGTTCCGGTCGTGGTGGCCGAGACCGACTGGGTGAAGGTGCTTCTTCCGGGCCGACAGGGCGTGCCGCCCGAGGGCAACGGCGGGCAGACCGTCGGCTGGCTGCGCGCGGCCGACGTCGAGCTCTCGATCACCGCGGAGTTCGTCGAGGTCCACCTCGCGGCCAACACCATCGACATCGTCAGCGCGGCCGGGCGCGAGCGCGTGTCGGAGCAGTTCGCCTGGGGCAAGGAGTCGACGCCGACGCCGACCGGGCGCACCTTCGTCATGTGGACGACCATCGTGCCCGAGTTCCGCTACACCGACGGCCACCCGATGGTCTACCTCGGCGTCCAGTCGCCGGTCATGGCGGGCTTCGACGGGGGAGACGTCGCCGTCACCGCGTTCCACTACTACCGGATGCGCGAGGGTGCGACCTCGTTCGGCTGCATCTACCTCGACGGGCCGGCGACCGACCGCCTCGCCCAGCTGCCCGAGGGCA
- a CDS encoding aldo/keto reductase — protein sequence MQQRRLASTSRSVSAIGLGTWQLGADWGDVDEAQARAVLAASADAGVTLFDTADVYGDGRSESIIGRFLAERPGHGITVATKMGRRLAQEPENYTPENFRQWTERSRRNLGVDTLDLVQLHCPPTAVIEADATYDALDELVAAGAIAAYGVSVETTAQALAAIARPHVTNVQIIVNPFRLKPLDEVLPAAANAEVAIFARVPLASGLLSGRYTAQTTFAADDHRSYNRHGEAFDRGETFSGVDFETGVAAARRLADTLPDGVSLPAATLAWIASRPGVTSVIPGARTPDQARANAAAAALLEDGTDLTPFADAVVAVYDELLRADIHPHW from the coding sequence GCGTCCACGTCCCGTTCCGTCTCGGCCATCGGCCTGGGCACCTGGCAGCTCGGTGCGGACTGGGGGGATGTCGACGAGGCCCAGGCCCGCGCGGTCCTCGCGGCCTCCGCCGACGCCGGAGTCACCCTCTTCGACACCGCCGACGTCTACGGCGACGGCCGCAGCGAGAGCATCATCGGCCGCTTCCTCGCCGAGCGACCCGGGCACGGCATCACTGTGGCGACGAAGATGGGCCGGCGCCTCGCCCAAGAGCCCGAGAACTACACCCCCGAGAACTTCCGTCAGTGGACCGAGCGGTCACGGCGCAACCTCGGCGTCGACACCCTCGACCTCGTGCAGCTGCACTGCCCGCCGACGGCGGTCATCGAGGCCGACGCCACCTATGACGCCCTCGACGAGCTGGTCGCCGCCGGCGCCATCGCCGCCTACGGCGTCTCGGTCGAGACGACGGCGCAGGCGCTCGCCGCGATCGCGCGCCCGCACGTGACCAACGTGCAGATCATCGTCAACCCGTTCCGGCTCAAGCCGCTCGACGAGGTGCTGCCCGCCGCCGCGAACGCTGAGGTCGCGATCTTCGCGCGCGTGCCGCTGGCGTCCGGGCTCTTGAGCGGTCGCTACACCGCGCAGACGACCTTCGCCGCCGACGACCACCGCTCGTACAACCGCCACGGCGAGGCGTTCGACCGCGGCGAGACCTTCTCGGGCGTCGACTTCGAGACCGGTGTCGCAGCCGCGCGGCGCCTGGCCGACACGCTGCCCGACGGCGTCTCGCTGCCGGCGGCGACCCTCGCGTGGATCGCGTCGCGCCCCGGTGTCACGAGCGTCATCCCCGGCGCCCGCACGCCCGACCAGGCCCGCGCGAACGCCGCGGCGGCCGCGCTGCTCGAGGACGGCACCGACCTGACGCCGTTCGCCGACGCCGTCGTCGCCGTCTACGACGAGCTGCTGCGCGCCGACATCCACCCGCACTGGTGA